Proteins from one Fragaria vesca subsp. vesca linkage group LG6, FraVesHawaii_1.0, whole genome shotgun sequence genomic window:
- the LOC101295634 gene encoding acyl-[acyl-carrier-protein] desaturase, chloroplastic-like codes for MALRLNSTVNTFPSHQLMPSSSKSRSFRSPRIFMASTLHSDSSKETEKMKKTYCPPRESHVQVTHSMSPEHLEIFSSLEEWADDNILVHLKPVEKCWQAQDFLPAPESEGFYEQVNELRERAKEIPDDYFVVLVGDMITEEALPTYQTMLNTLDGVRDETGASLTSWARWTRAWTAEENRHGDLLNKYLYLSGRVDMKQIEKTIQYLIGSGMDPKTENNPYLGFIYTSFQERATFISHGNTARHAKEHGDLKLAQICGTIASDEKRHETAYTKIVEKLFEIDPNGTVLALADMMKKKISMPAHLMYDGQDDNLFEHFSAVAQRLEVYTAKDYADILEFLVGRWKVEELSGLSGEGRRAQDFICGLPPRIRRLEERAQGRAKKSSSVPFSWLFGREIVV; via the exons ATGGCTCTCAGACTGAATTCCACGGTGAACACCTTCCCATCTCACCAGCTCATGCCTTCTTCTTCCAAGTCCCGCAGTTTCAGATCTCCCAGAATCTTCATGGCTTCCACTCTTCATTCCGACTCCTCCAA GGAGACTGAGAAGATGAAGAAAACTTATTGCCCTCCACGTGAGTCACATGTTCAAGTGACTCATTCCATGTCTCCTGAACACCTTGAGATCTTCTCATCCTTAGAGGAGTGGGCTGACGATAACATTTTGGTGCACCTAAAGCCTGTCGAGAAATGTTGGCAAGCACAAGATTTTCTTCCTGCCCCTGAGTCAGAGGGATTCTATGAGCAAGTAAATGAGTTGAGGGAAAGAGCAAAAGAAATTCCTGATGATTATTTTGTCGTCTTGGTTGGAGATATGATCACAGAAGAAGCTCTTCCAACATACCAGACAATGCTTAATACTCTAGATGGAGTTCGGGATGAGACTGGTGCAAGCCTCACCTCCTGGGCAAGATGGACTAGGGCATGGACTGCTGAAGAGAACAGGCATGGAGACCTTCTAAACAAGTATCTTTATCTCTCTGGACGAGTAGATATGAAACAAATTGAGAAGACAATTCAGTATCTTATAGGATCAGGAATG GATCCTAAAACGGAGAACAATCCCTACCTTGGTTTCATTTATACTTCATTTCAAGAAAGGGCCACCTTCATCTCCCATGGGAACACAGCCAGGCACGCTAAAGAGCATGGGGACCTGAAATTGGCTCAGATATGTGGCACCATTGCCTCGGATGAAAAACGTCATGAAACTGCCTATACAAAGATTGTGGAGAAGCTCTTTGAGATAGACCCGAATGGCACTGTCTTAGCTTTAGCTGACATGATGAAGAAAAAAATATCAATGCCTGCACACCTGATGTATGATGGTCAGGACGATAATCTTTTCGAGCACTTCTCAGCTGTTGCCCAGCGGCTGGAAGTATATACAGCCAAGGATTATGCTGATATTTTGGAGTTTCTGGTTGGTAGATGGAAAGTAGAGGAGTTGTCTGGTCTTTCTGGTGAGGGTCGTAGAGCTCAAGATTTCATATGTGGATTGCCACCGAGAATCAGAAGGTTGGAGGAGAGAGCTCAGGGAAGAGCCAAGAAATCATCGAGTGTTCCATTCAGCTGGCTTTTTGGTAGAGAGATAGTCGTTTAA